Proteins from one Legionella taurinensis genomic window:
- a CDS encoding T4SS effector SidA family protein, with translation MGRKTILLSERMNALKSRIRQAERETSLVDEINKRGNYANNALGLFSQIQGFFASIFSQSKQLPIIGFILQMVSVIPTAITTLFAKDKTVGEKLFAMGVLVVVTALSIAAFVLTAAVSAAIGVAVSALTTVLEGISLAGSIAAKLTTRAEYKQKKEFNQLLEARNTTALADEKYLDPLRVRYLELQQALRDPDLKEEDKNNHQTESTFIHDLLTQRGLTLEGDEESQAGKLKKCYDQRREKMLALTVLVENLEKVADSMTPDERKTRIAAIDALKEGIVKLDTEITGITKPIHQLKRNDLLANEKLAQTYTTFALAGAGVVLSTIALLMAVSVVAAPPVLLPIVGGLAIAMATIGLIKWVAEKFAEKQDTKADKERQVLKEESILDESLDCYQTQLGERPNQSATCSYSNHMLGILQTPPEPQPPQTPSLTSQPDGSLVTQSTQTVELTTLPPDANPNDAGKDAIYPSAGSNRISV, from the coding sequence ATGGGCCGTAAAACCATCCTCTTATCCGAAAGGATGAACGCATTAAAATCCCGCATCCGCCAGGCCGAACGGGAAACAAGTCTGGTGGATGAAATCAACAAGCGCGGTAACTATGCGAACAATGCCCTAGGCCTGTTCAGCCAGATTCAGGGCTTTTTTGCCTCAATCTTCTCTCAAAGCAAACAGCTGCCGATTATCGGCTTTATTCTACAAATGGTTTCCGTTATTCCCACAGCCATCACCACCCTTTTTGCCAAAGACAAAACCGTGGGTGAAAAACTGTTTGCCATGGGCGTTCTGGTGGTGGTTACGGCGTTAAGCATTGCCGCCTTTGTATTAACGGCCGCGGTTTCTGCAGCGATTGGTGTTGCGGTCAGCGCTCTTACCACCGTACTTGAAGGGATAAGTTTAGCCGGCAGTATCGCGGCCAAACTAACGACCCGCGCAGAATATAAGCAGAAAAAAGAATTTAATCAATTACTGGAGGCCAGAAACACGACTGCCCTGGCGGATGAAAAGTACCTGGATCCCCTGAGAGTGCGTTATCTGGAATTGCAACAGGCACTGCGTGATCCCGATTTAAAAGAGGAGGACAAAAATAACCATCAGACAGAGTCGACCTTCATTCATGATCTCCTGACCCAAAGAGGCTTGACGCTTGAGGGTGATGAAGAAAGCCAGGCGGGCAAGCTTAAAAAATGCTATGACCAGCGCCGGGAGAAAATGCTTGCGCTGACCGTGCTTGTTGAGAATCTTGAAAAGGTCGCTGATTCGATGACGCCTGATGAAAGAAAGACCCGCATCGCTGCCATTGATGCGCTTAAGGAAGGGATTGTCAAGCTGGATACAGAAATTACCGGCATCACCAAGCCCATCCATCAATTAAAGCGCAATGATTTATTAGCGAACGAGAAATTAGCCCAAACCTACACCACCTTCGCCTTAGCCGGCGCCGGAGTGGTTTTATCCACCATCGCCTTGCTGATGGCGGTCAGCGTGGTTGCAGCACCACCGGTGCTTTTACCCATCGTCGGTGGTTTGGCCATTGCCATGGCCACCATCGGCCTCATCAAATGGGTTGCTGAGAAATTTGCAGAAAAACAGGACACCAAGGCTGATAAAGAGCGGCAGGTTTTAAAGGAAGAAAGCATCCTGGATGAGTCCCTGGATTGCTATCAAACCCAGCTGGGAGAAAGGCCCAATCAATCGGCCACGTGCAGTTACTCCAATCACATGCTGGGGATTTTGCAAACCCCGCCAGAACCTCAACCCCCACAAACGCCATCCCTGACATCCCAACCGGACGGCTCCCTGGTTACCCAATCAACCCAGACGGTTGAACTCACCACCCTTCCACCCGATGCCAATCCCAACGATGCCGGGAAAGACGCGATTTACCCTTCAGCAGGTTCAAACCGCATCAGTGTGTAG
- a CDS encoding FAD binding domain-containing protein, whose amino-acid sequence MKGQGAGIMLPVALVEKCIELDLFDADIPRLPIVGRTFYREASREEFPVKIWDQSLQGFALNWIDVYRNLRKRLKESWIHPHMNVIDIHREDSGYLLKTASQASYTADFVIAADGGESIVRKQWASGTENYAGYIAWRGTLADSSNDMINRIQCYTWADGHLLLYPIPAVDYEKTGKLLINWLIYERTDRDQLPLRLTDSQYVVHSRSVPATLLHETQRQYLHSLAKAHFPKAIADIVVGTAHPFIQVIHDFQMDPYPDDGLLFVGDAAATLRPHSASGVTKALGNAIELHRLLLVNPEMPLSALFKQWKGSQQKNNAEEVDKAKKMGDALVMNPPDWQTMDQDRMDAWWTKLMLGHTWFATQPLNHARETPIKNTPLRAKL is encoded by the coding sequence ATGAAAGGACAAGGAGCGGGGATTATGCTGCCCGTTGCCCTAGTGGAGAAATGCATCGAGCTGGATTTATTCGATGCCGATATTCCGCGACTGCCGATAGTGGGACGTACTTTTTACAGAGAGGCCAGCCGAGAGGAATTCCCAGTGAAAATCTGGGATCAATCGTTACAGGGGTTCGCACTCAATTGGATTGATGTGTACCGTAATCTTCGCAAGCGCCTCAAGGAGTCGTGGATTCATCCCCACATGAATGTTATCGACATTCACAGAGAGGACAGCGGATATTTGTTGAAAACTGCCTCACAAGCGAGTTACACCGCAGATTTTGTCATTGCCGCTGATGGGGGTGAATCCATTGTACGTAAACAATGGGCGTCAGGTACAGAAAACTATGCCGGGTATATTGCCTGGCGTGGCACCCTGGCAGACTCGTCGAATGACATGATCAATCGCATTCAATGCTATACCTGGGCGGATGGCCACCTTCTACTCTATCCTATTCCCGCAGTTGATTATGAAAAAACGGGAAAGCTGCTCATCAACTGGCTTATTTATGAACGAACAGACCGCGATCAGCTGCCATTAAGGCTGACTGATAGCCAATACGTTGTCCATAGCCGTTCCGTGCCTGCAACTTTACTGCATGAAACCCAACGCCAATACCTCCACAGCCTGGCTAAAGCGCATTTCCCGAAAGCCATTGCTGATATTGTTGTTGGCACCGCCCATCCCTTTATCCAGGTCATCCACGATTTTCAAATGGATCCCTATCCGGATGACGGGCTGTTGTTTGTTGGGGATGCGGCAGCTACCTTACGGCCACATAGCGCTTCTGGTGTCACTAAAGCACTGGGCAATGCGATTGAACTGCATCGGCTGTTGTTAGTTAATCCTGAGATGCCATTGTCCGCCCTGTTTAAGCAATGGAAGGGAAGTCAGCAAAAAAATAATGCGGAAGAAGTGGATAAGGCTAAAAAAATGGGCGATGCGCTGGTTATGAATCCCCCTGACTGGCAAACGATGGATCAAGACCGCATGGATGCCTGGTGGACCAAACTAATGCTTGGTCATACCTGGTTTGCTACACAACCCTTGAACCATGCCCGCGAGACGCCAATAAAAAACACACCACTACGCGCCAAATTGTAG
- the flgL gene encoding flagellar hook-associated protein FlgL → MRISSNQMFTRGLNNMLKQQADALRIQQQLSSGKRVLSPSDDPIAAAKIDLMNQRIFFGERLEQNRQNADGALKQEESVIGNMAGVVQKLRELQVQAGNGSLTDSARKALADEAQNLLDQLQGLANTQDSNGYYMFSGSRSEAQTISRDMNGQYVYNGDQTQRFQAISSGLQVALNDTGDDLFMRVPSGNGRFTVSETATPNTGTAVASSGSVVNNAAYVADDYTIQFALNTQNQLVVMVSGAASGNVVPATGLPDDAPLYADGMAVSFNGIEINLTGTPEAGDAFAVAPAANESIFTTAARMVANLRQPFGAASDKARVFTENNQILEQLDSGLGNLLDFQAQVGARLNQLDVAEKVNTDLIDISKETKSRLEDADLESLAVEYQLQITYLQIAQKTFASLQGLSAFNFI, encoded by the coding sequence ATGCGAATTTCATCGAACCAGATGTTTACGCGCGGCTTAAACAACATGCTGAAGCAGCAGGCGGATGCCTTGCGCATTCAGCAGCAATTGTCTTCGGGTAAACGGGTGCTGTCGCCTTCCGATGATCCCATTGCCGCCGCTAAAATCGATTTGATGAATCAACGCATTTTTTTTGGCGAACGCCTTGAACAAAACCGCCAGAATGCCGACGGGGCGCTTAAACAAGAAGAAAGCGTCATAGGCAATATGGCCGGTGTGGTTCAGAAGTTAAGGGAATTGCAGGTGCAGGCCGGGAATGGATCGCTGACCGATTCCGCCAGAAAAGCATTGGCGGATGAAGCCCAGAATTTACTGGATCAACTGCAGGGTTTAGCCAACACCCAGGACAGCAATGGGTACTACATGTTCAGCGGCAGCCGTTCGGAAGCGCAAACGATTTCCCGGGATATGAATGGTCAATACGTCTATAACGGCGATCAAACCCAACGCTTTCAAGCCATCAGCAGCGGTCTGCAGGTGGCTTTGAATGACACCGGTGATGATTTGTTCATGCGGGTTCCAAGCGGTAATGGCCGATTCACCGTCTCCGAAACCGCAACGCCTAATACCGGCACCGCGGTGGCCAGCTCAGGCAGTGTGGTGAACAATGCAGCCTATGTTGCGGATGATTACACTATCCAGTTTGCATTAAACACCCAAAATCAGTTGGTGGTCATGGTGAGTGGTGCGGCAAGTGGAAACGTGGTCCCCGCAACCGGGTTACCGGATGACGCGCCTTTGTACGCCGACGGCATGGCGGTGAGTTTTAACGGCATTGAAATTAACCTGACAGGCACACCAGAAGCCGGGGATGCCTTTGCTGTAGCCCCCGCCGCCAATGAATCCATTTTTACGACAGCGGCGCGCATGGTTGCGAACTTAAGGCAACCCTTTGGAGCCGCCAGCGACAAAGCACGTGTATTCACCGAAAACAACCAGATCCTTGAACAATTAGACAGTGGCCTCGGTAATCTGCTGGACTTTCAGGCGCAGGTGGGCGCTCGTTTGAATCAATTGGATGTGGCAGAAAAAGTGAACACCGATCTTATCGACATCAGCAAGGAAACCAAATCCAGGCTTGAAGATGCGGATTTGGAATCGCTGGCTGTGGAATATCAATTGCAGATTACCTATCTTCAGATCGCACAGAAAACCTTTGCCAGTCTTCAGGGCTTGTCTGCCTTTAATTTCATATAA
- a CDS encoding tyrosine-type recombinase/integrase gives MGKLNPKKIEHEKSNGKERRLPDGDGLFLRIRPSEAKSWLFCYRLGTDRKWLQMTLGSLSDLSLKAARETILELRKLVAKGIDPRNARAAIKAENINAMSMQGLFDVWIDFTKMAKEVSPTWIKRHEDRWRIHLKSVLGNILARDVTRSHLATALDAMTRKGIKEETRKALTTLNLMLDYGLTRHMIEQNPARMLKPKDFAATANRPRDRVLSLTELNRLWQALDLEEKNTSSTLSFVTVAAIKLLILTGARRGEVAGMRWSELDLQAQEWKLPSTRTKNNKAHTVYLSSMAVNILTALKERSLSSLWVFDTGRYQEGGHIHEDTLTGVISRLRGTTKGSKKRKEDNASLADLDHFTIHDIRRSAATAWGEHLKISPHIIEKMLNHQPLNKLEAIYQRAVYSNEQKEGWLAWGDIVQKYIATPNK, from the coding sequence ATGGGTAAATTAAACCCTAAAAAAATTGAGCATGAAAAATCAAATGGTAAAGAACGACGCTTGCCAGATGGTGATGGTCTTTTTCTTCGTATTCGACCTAGCGAGGCGAAAAGCTGGCTATTTTGCTATCGTTTAGGCACTGATCGTAAATGGTTACAAATGACGCTGGGCTCTCTATCTGACCTCTCTTTAAAAGCAGCTCGCGAAACAATCCTTGAATTACGAAAGTTAGTTGCTAAAGGTATTGATCCACGAAATGCTAGGGCAGCCATCAAAGCAGAAAATATTAATGCTATGTCAATGCAAGGATTATTTGATGTTTGGATAGACTTCACAAAAATGGCTAAAGAGGTTAGCCCAACCTGGATTAAACGACATGAAGACCGATGGAGAATTCATTTAAAATCAGTTCTTGGGAATATATTAGCCAGAGATGTGACTCGTTCTCATCTGGCGACTGCATTAGATGCGATGACGCGCAAAGGGATTAAAGAAGAAACTCGTAAGGCACTTACTACTCTTAATTTGATGCTTGATTATGGTTTAACACGCCATATGATAGAGCAAAATCCCGCTCGTATGTTAAAACCAAAGGATTTTGCAGCTACAGCAAATAGACCACGCGATCGAGTATTGTCATTAACTGAATTGAATAGGTTATGGCAGGCATTAGATTTAGAGGAAAAAAACACATCTTCGACCCTTTCTTTCGTTACTGTAGCTGCAATTAAGTTATTAATCTTAACTGGTGCACGACGTGGTGAAGTTGCAGGTATGCGTTGGTCTGAATTAGATCTTCAAGCTCAAGAGTGGAAGTTACCCTCAACCAGAACAAAAAATAACAAAGCTCATACTGTGTATTTATCTTCTATGGCGGTTAACATTCTTACAGCTCTCAAAGAAAGATCTTTGTCTTCATTATGGGTTTTTGATACAGGTCGTTATCAAGAAGGAGGACACATACATGAAGATACTCTGACTGGGGTTATTTCTCGTTTAAGGGGTACTACCAAAGGATCTAAGAAAAGAAAAGAAGATAACGCCTCGTTAGCTGATTTAGATCATTTTACTATTCATGATATACGCCGATCAGCTGCAACCGCTTGGGGTGAACATTTGAAGATCTCGCCTCATATTATTGAAAAAATGTTAAATCACCAACCACTAAATAAACTTGAGGCTATCTATCAGCGTGCTGTTTATTCAAATGAGCAAAAAGAAGGATGGTTGGCATGGGGAGATATAGTGCAGAAATATATTGCAACACCTAATAAATAG